Proteins encoded together in one Amblyomma americanum isolate KBUSLIRL-KWMA chromosome 1, ASM5285725v1, whole genome shotgun sequence window:
- the LOC144094697 gene encoding uncharacterized protein LOC144094697: MNRMAAVVPAILRARNSSQARDPTHRPPFAEFTSVLCCQRPASIGPCVLPAFGCVIPPDPFMLKTKSCMEVVQATKLRVIFARDLEQAGKLVDGQWYSLSKASFFSKTKTIFLGSWAMYLGTCGQDNAGQHASASSKKKHETVNKY, encoded by the exons atgaatcgaatggccg ctgtggtgccggcgattctccgagctcggaactcttcccaggcacgggatcctacccacagacctcccttcgccgaattcacgagtgttctttg ttgccagcgaccagcatctattgggccatgcgtgcttcctgccttcggctgtgtcatccctcctgatccgttcatg ctaaagaccaagagttgcatggaagttgtgcaagccaccaagttgcgtgtgatttttgccagggacctggagcaggctgggaaattagtggatggccagtggtattcactcagtaaggcaagctttttct ccaagacaaaaaccattttccttggctcatgggcgatgtatctaggaacctgcggccaggacaacgctggacagcatgcatcagcaagctcgaaaaaaaagcacgaaacagtaaataaatattga